The following is a genomic window from uncultured Campylobacter sp..
CCATTGAGCGCCAAGAAAATAAAATGATGTAGCATGGTGATTAAAAAGAATATTGGACTTACCAAATACCTAACCATTCTCTTTCTCCTATTTTTTATATCTTTGATCCATATATTTACGTCTTGCTCATTGTATGGTATCAACGCCCAACTTACCGATACAAGATCGTCTTTTTGCATAATTTCGGTTTTAAATTTCATATGTTCGTCTATATGGTCGAATGAAATTTTATCATCATAAAATTTTGTAAAAAACTTATTGCAAAATTCTTGATAGGCTATTTTTATCTCCCAAAATGTGCAAAATAAAATTCCGAAAATCCCTAGCGTTAATGACGCCCTTCTCATCATCTCTTTATGCGGATCCAGCTTCGGCGTTAAATTTAGCAAGACAAAAGACAAGAATATAAGCACACCCATGATTTTATTTGATATAGTAAGCCTAAAAAAGTAGTCGTTTTCTATGATTATCGGCTCTTTCTCGCAGTCTTTCATAATATCCCCCTATTTTAAAATCGAGCATAATTTTATCTTAACGGCGCTTTGCGAGGGATTAAAATTTCAGCCTTGCCGCACCTCATTAAATTTTTAAAATTATATTTCTATGCAGATGCCGATTATTCAAAGACAAACTTCCCGCCCGTTTTCGATAGAATTTTAAAATTTTGATTTAAATTTCTAGCCCATGCAGAAAACGCGCTTTAATCCAAAAAGCATAGAAAATGCAGCCTTGCACAGCAATTCAGGCGCTTTGGCGCTCGCCACCTCTTTTAAATTTGGCGTCTAAAAATACGCAGAATTTCACGCCGTATAGGTAGAAAATCCAGCTTATGTAGATCCACAGAAAGAAAAATAGCGCGACCGAAAACGAGCCGTAGATACTAAGATAGGTTTTGTTATAAAAGACGTATTGCGCGAAAACCAGTCTTGAAAGCCACCATAAAATCGATGCTACGAGCGATGAAGCGAGTACCGCTTTTGCGCGGATCTCGCGGTTGATCGCCGTAGCATAAGTGATCGCAAAGATCCCCCAAACGATTAAGTAGGGTAGAATTTTAAGCAAATTTATCCAGCTCGTAAGCTCGGTTTTATTTAGTAGCTCCTGAAGCTCGCCGCTGATATAAAACGATGCCCCAAGCCCCACAGGAGCGAGCGTCATCAGCGTCCAGTAGGTGCTTAGGCTCTTAAAAAAGCTTCGCTCGGGTGAATGCGAAATTCGCGCGATAATCGCTTCAAAGTCTCCGAAAAACAGCACCGACGTAACTAACACTGCGCAAAAGCCCGTTACGCCAAGGCTTAGGCCGTTAGCCATAAATTCCTCGATATAGTGCGCCATGCTCGCTTGATTTGCGGGCAGGAAGTTTGAAAAAATAAAGCCCATAATCTTGTCGTAGTAGCCTTTAAAGCTTGGCAGCTGCATAAAAACGCTAAGCGAGACCATCAGCACCGGCAGTAGCGCCAGAATCGTGTGAAAGCTAAGGCTTGATGCATGATGCATGAGCTCGGTGTCGTAGAGGCGGAAGAAATTTTTGAGTCGGTTTTGCGCTTGCTTAAGCGCCGGTATTAGTTTTTTCATACGGGCGATTTTACATTAAAAATTTAGAATTTCATATAAATTTGCGCAATTTTTCTTTTGTATCTCAGTATATCGTCTATGAAATTTTAAACTGCAAAAATGCGACTACAAATATATAAATTTATATCTCGAATTTAGTCGAAATTTAGGAAAATTTTTCTAATATGCTAAAAAATAATATTAAATATATCCATAACGAAGGGAAAAAAATGGAACGAAGGAAAACGATGAAATTTAAAATTTCATTAGCGGCATGTATGTGCCTACTATGCGGTAGTTTGGCTGCAGCGCAAAGTGGCGGTAATTCTGCGCCTGAAAAATCGCAGAATATGGGCGTAATCGAGGTAAATTCCGTCGGCGATAATATCAGCGAGAGCGGCATCGACGAGGGCTTTTTGAGCAAAAACGTGCAACAAGGTCTGCTTGCGGGCAAGCGCGCTTTGGATCTTCCGTATCAGATCAACACGATCAGCAAGGAGATCATGAATCACCAAGGCGTCACCGGCTACGAGGAGGCAGTTAAATACTTCCCGTCCGCGCAGATTCAGATGCGCGGCGGCACTACGGTCGGACGCCCGCAGACGCGCGGCTTTGAGGGCAGCGTCGTAGGCAACAGCTTCTGGGACGGCTTTTATACGATTTCGACGACGGCGATTCCGATGGCGATGTTTGAGAGCTTTCAGGTGCAAAACGGCGTCGCGGGCTCGCTCTACGGCGCGCAAAATCCGGTCGGAATTTTCAGCTACACGCGCAAGCGACCGGTAAAAGATCAGTATATAATTTGGGGCGATTATATGTCGCGAAGCAATCTGGGGCTGGGGCTTGATCTATCGAATAAATTTGAAAAATTCGGCTATCGCGCGGTATTTTATGGATCAAACGGCGACAGACAACCAAAGGGCTCAAATTTGCAGCGCCGCTTAGCCAGCGTCACGATGGAATTTTATCCGACGGGCGATCTTACTTTTGAAACCGCGGCGAGCTATTACGAGCACAATACTAAGGGCTTTGCGGGGCAGTTTGCTCTTGGCGTGCGAGACGGTAAGATTGTAGACGGCATGGAGCTTCCAAAGGCGGTAGATTCTTCAAAACGCGGTCTTGGGCAGAGCTTTGGAGGTATGCATCTAAAAACCACTACCGCAAGCGCGAAATTTAAATTTACGCCTACCGATAAATGGTATTTAGAGGGCGGCTTTCAGTTTCAGCGCGCCGATCGTGATACTCATGGCGTTGTAAATTATATCTTGCCTAGCACACATCCGCAATATACAAAGCCGGGCGATTATCAAACCAGACACAGCGGCGGTGCTACGGCAGCATATAGATTCGATCTGCCAAGCGGCTATCTCAAGGCCAATACTCAGTTTAACACGGGTGATATCGAGCATGATTTCAGCGTGCAGACCAACGGATATCACTGGACGCAGGATAGATATAAAAACACGAGTACTAACTATGTCTCGCCTACTATCGGCAATATAAACGATCCTAAAATTTTAGATTACACTAACGCTAAGCGCGGAAGCGGGTTATATCATTTCGCAGTCATAGATATGTATAACGTCTCGGTGCTAGATGATATCACGATAAACGATAAATTTGACATGATGTTGAGCGCATCTAAGGCGTGGATGAGGCAGGAATCCTACAATAATCGCCAGCAAAGACTTGTCAAAGCCTATAGCGATTCTGGCTATAGCTGGGCGGGCAGCTTGATCTTCCATCCGATAGAGGATGCCAGTATCTACTACACCTACGCAGATAGCTTGCAACAGGGCTCTACCTATGTTTATAATAGCGGTCCGCATAACGGCGAGGTCGCCTCCACGTCGCCGTATCGCTCCAAGCAACACGAGATCGGCGCTAAGATCCGTGTAGCCGATATGATCGATTTTAGCGTGGCGTATTTTGATATACGCCGCCCGATCGCCTACTTAAATAGCTCTACGGGGCTTTACGGCATAAACGGCGAGCAGCGCAACCGTGGATTTGAGTTTATGAGCGGCGGACGAATTACGCAAAATTTAAGCGTGCTAGGAGGCTTTACCTATATTGATCCTAGGATGCATAACGTAAGCATCGCGGGTGCTAATCGCAAGGTCGCAAACGGCATCCCGAAAATCAATGCAAATTTAATGCTTGATTACGTGATCCCGGGCACCGATAAGCTTGCGATCAGTACGAATTTCCACTACACCGGCAAGATGTATCTGGATGATCTAAACACCCAGCACACGCCTAGCTTTTTCGTTACCGATCTTGGTATCAGATACACGAGCGAGCACCTTTTAGGCGATAAGACCACGCTGCGCTTCAACGTAAATAACGTATTTAATAAAAAATACTGGGCGGGAATGTATCCTGCGAGTGCCGACGGTGCGGGCGGTCTTAACGTAACTAGCGTGCTAGGCTCGGCAAACGGCGTGACGCTGGGCGAGAGTAGAAGTTTCATGCTCTCTGCGGAGGTGAAATTTTAAAATCTAGCGGGTTTAAAATTTCTAATTGAGCGGTGCGAATGATTATGGCGCCGCTTTTAAATTTATGAAATTTTATCGCTCTAAGCGGCGAGATTAAATTTAACGAGGCTTAGTTTCAATTCATTTTAAATTTAAGCCTCGGATTTTGAAATTTTAAACCTTGATTTTAAAATTTCGATCTTTAAATTTTTAAGTCGCCGCGCCTTAGCTTGCCCGCAAAATTTATCGCTCGGTTTGAAATTTAGCCGTTTTTGGTTATAATCTTTGCAAAACCACGAAACGGAGAGCAATGAAACAGATCCTCATCATCGCAAGCGGAAAGTTTGCGCGCCATTTTTTATCCCAGGTTTATAAGATCAAAGACGTCGTGCACAACTATCGCGTCATCGCAAAAAACGCGCTTAGCGTCCCCGAGGCGCTGCAAAAAGAGCAAAATTTCAGCATCGAAATTTTCGATCCCACGAGCATTGAGCGGCTGCGCGTGGTGCTTAGCCTAGCGGAATTCGATCGCTGCATAATGATAATGGATGATGAGTTTGACGCCAAGGTGACGCTAGAAAATTTAAAGACGCTCGCTCCCGATTTGGAGCTTTACGCAGCCGATTTTTGGGGGCTTTTGCGCGAGAATAAAAATGAAGCTCATGTAAAAATCGTAAATACCCTTGCGCTAAATTCCTCGCGCTTCATCGGTTTTTTGCCCGATAGCCCCGTTTTTGCTGATAATATCGGGCTTGGACGCGGAGAGATAATGGAGGTAAAAGTGCCCGTAGGAAGCTCGTTTGCGTATAAAAAAATCAGCACGCTTTCTAATGCCAAATATCAAATTCCGATGATCTATCGTCACAACAATTACATCGTAACGACACCCGGCTCGCGGATATATCCGAATGATACGATCTTGGTCGTTGGTGAGCCTAGCGCGCTGCGAGCGGTGTTTGCTGAAGTAAAAAAGCAAAGTGGGCAATTTCCATCGCCGTTTGGGCTAAATATTTTCGCGCTAATTGATATGAAAAAAATGAGCAACGACGAGATAGCTAGGACGGTTAGGGCGCTTGAGTTTTTGGATTTACATATTAGAAATCATAAAATTTATCTGCGAATTTTAAATCCTTTGCTAAACGACGCTTTTAGCGAGCTTAAAGCTCTGTGTGAGCGAGATAAATTTGAAATTCTCATCGATTACTCGGGCGAGCTAAATTTAAAGCGCGACGTGAGCGAAAATAAAGCAGGCTTGGTAGTTTGCTCAAGCGGAGTTTTCGAAGCGAAAAAAGCGGCGCTTAAAGCGCTTGAAATTCCCGTGCTAAGCCTTGGAGAGGGCGAGCTAAAAGACGTGCGTAAAAGTGTCGTGTTAAGTGCCGGCGAGCGGCTGCGCGAGGAATCAAGCATCGTCTTTGACATCAGCTCGCAGCTAGGGCTAGACGTGTATTTGTATCTTTTCGGCGAGAACGAAAAGGGCGAGTTTGCGCAAAGCTACGTGAGCTTATCGAAGCTTTTTAAGCAAAGTTTATTCGTGATTCCTTGCGAGCGGCAAAATCCGATTTTAGCGCTAGGCAGCGAGCGAGATCTGCTGCAGTTCGTGCCATTTAATGATAGAATTTTGGCGCGCAAACTCACGTCGATTTTCAATCAGGATTTGGATCAGATGTATTTTAAACTCGGCAAAAATCATCAAATTTTCGTTCCGAGCGATTACGGGTATGAAAAGTAATCGAAATTTATGTTACAATTACCCAAAAATCAAAGGCTAGCGTATGAAAATCGATCTTAATTTAGACAAAAAATACAGCGTTTTTATCGACGAATTGCATAGTTTAAAACTTAGCGGTAAGGTCGCTATCGTGACAAATCCAAAAGTAGGCGGGCTGTGGCTTGATTTCTTACTGCAGCGGCTAGATTGCGAGCAAAAATTTATCATCACGATCCCAGACGGCGAGGAGTATAAAAATACCGCGAGCGTGGAGCAAATTTTGCAGCAGCTTTTTGGCTCCAAGCTTGATCGCAAAAGCACGCTCATCGCTCTTGGCGGCGGCGTCATTAGCGACATAACGGGCTTTTGCGCGAGCATTTATGAGCGCGGCATCGATTTTATCAATATTCCGACGACTTTGCTAGCGCAAGTAGATGCAAGCGTCGGCGGTAAGACGGGCGTGAATAATCGCTTCGGCAAAAATTTAATCGGCTCATTTTATCAGCCGCGAGCGGTTTATTGCGAGAGTAAATTTTTATCGACGCTTCCTGCGCGAGAGTTTGCCGCAGGCGTTGCGGAGGCTGTAAAGATGGCTGTATGCTTTGATGTCGAACTATTTAAATTTTTCGAGATGCACGATCTAAAAAGCGCCGATGAAATTTCGCACGTAATCGCTCGCTGTGTGGAGATTAAAGCAAGCGTTGTAGAGCGAGACGAGCGCGAAAGCGGCGTGCGTGCAGTGTTAAACTACGGACACACCTTTGCTCACGCTATCGAAAAAATTACTAATTATAAAAAATTTTTGCACGGCGAGGCTGTGGCGATCGGCATGGTGATGGCAAACGCGCTAGCGCGCCGTCTTGGTAAATTAAATGAGCTTGAAGAGGAGCAGATCCGTAAAGTGCTTCAAAAATTCGCGCTTCCGATAAAATTCCACGTAGAGGATGCGGCGGAATTTTACGAGCTGTTTTTTCTCGATAAAAAAAGCGAAAACGGCAAGATAAAATTTATCCTGCCCGATGGCATCGGTAAATTCTACACTTCCAAAGAGATCGCAAAATATGAAGTAATCGCAGCGCTGAAAGAGTTTGAATGAGAGCGCTTGCAGCTATTTTTTTGATTTTTAATCTTGCATTTTGCGAGGCAAATTCTACGCTCTCCACCGCGCACACGCGCTTAGAATCTAACGCTAGCTCTGCCGCTAGTGAGAAGAAAGATGAAAATTCTAAGCTATCCGCGTCGCTAAAAGATCAGATCCGTGTTATTGACGATGAGATTAAAAATAATATCTGGATCTCTCGCTTTTCAAATTTCATCGGCTATCAAAATTTGCAAAAGCAATCCAGCCAGCTCGAAGCGGAGCTAAAAAAGAGCGCCGGCACCGATAAGATCGCAGAGATTCAAAAAAGACTTCGCGCCGTAAAAGAGCAGCTCATACTGCTAAAAGAGTATGAAAAATCTCCGTTTTTAGATATCATCGCGATGCCTGAAACCCCCGAGCCTGCGCGCATTACAAATCCTTTTTCGATAATTTCAGGTTTTTCTACGATTAGAAATTTGCAAGCTCAAAAGATGGAGCAGAAAAACGCGATCGAAAATATTAAAGCTTTAATCGATAAACTTGAAGCAAAAAGAGCGCTATATGAGCGTTTGATGCAGATTGATACGGACGCAAGCGCTGCGGCGGAGCTTAAAAGCTTAGATTACGAGCTTAGCGAGTTTAGCTCCGCATACGAGATCGCGCAGACCACATACGACGTTTACGAAAAAAAGATCAACTCCCAAATCGCCGTGCAGACCGCCGATATAAAAGCTCAAATCAAGCGCGCGGGAAATATCGCCGTATGGATACTCGTAGTCATCGCGCTGTCGTTTTTATGCAAGGTAGTGGCGAAAAAATATATCAAAAACGACGAGAATTTTTATATCGTAAATAAAGCTATCAACGTTTTAAATTTCACGCTGATCGCGCTGATACTACTCTTTTCTTACATCGAGAATATGACGCACTTCGTGACGGTTTTAGGCTTTGCCTCGGCAGGTCTAGCGATCGCGATGAAAGATATGTTTATGAGCTCCTTAGGCTGGCTTACGATCGTGCTTGGCGGCAGCTTTCGCGTGGGCGATCGTATCCGGGTGCATAAAAACGGCGAGACCTACGTAGGCGATATCATCGATATTTCGGTGCTTAGGATGACGATTTTCGAGGACGTTACTATGACTACGTGGAGAGAAAATAAACGCGCAGGCAGAGTGATTTTCATACCGAACAATTATATTTTTACCGATCTTATCTCAAACTACACTCATAGCGGCATGAAGACCGTCTGGGACGGCATCAGCATACTTTTAACATTTGATAGCAACCATAAAAAGGCGATGTATCTTATAAAAAACATCGTGCGGAAGTATTCCAGAGGCTACACCGACATCGCTAAAAAGCAGATGGGCAAGCTTCGTTCGCAATACAGCATCAAAAATCCAAACGTCGAGCCTAGAATTTTCAGCTTTTTTGAGCCATACGGCATTGAAATTTCGGTTTGGTATATGACGAACTCTTACGCGACGCTCGGGCTTCGCAGCAACATCTCGGCTGAAATTTTAGATGCGCTAAGAAGCGAGCCCGACATAAAGATCGCCTATCCCGCATACACGCTTTTTAACGGCAAAAATTATGCGGCTGCGGGCGGAAATTTTGCCACGCAAGATCTCGGCTCCGAGCAGCAAGGCTCGCAAAATTTAAACGCAGCGGCGCAGGGTGCGGGCTTTGCCACAGGAAGCGGATTCGGGAGCGAAATTTGAAAATTTATTTTAAAACGTTTGGATGCCGCACCAATATCTACGACACGCAGCTTATCAAAAGCAACCTCAAATCGGGCGAGATCACGCACGACGAGCAGGGCGCGGACGTCGTCGTGATAAACTCCTGCACCGTTACGAACGGTGCCGACGCGGACGTACGAAACTACGTAAATAAGATGAACCGCCTCGGTAAAAAGATATTGCTAACCGGCTGCGGTGCGGTTTCGCGCGGCGAGGAGCTGTATAAAAACGGCGCGGTATTCGGCGTGTTCGGAATGTCGCAAAAGGAAAAGATCGACGAGTTTTTGGGCTCGGAGTCGAAATTTTACGATATCGGCGATCTAAGTAGCGTCGAAAAAAATTTAGTAAGCGACTATGAGGATCACACCAAGGCCTTTATTAAAATTCAAGAAGGGTGCGATTTTAACTGCAGCTACTGCATAATCCCCTCGGTGCGCGGCCGCTCGCGCAGTATCGCAGAAAGCGCGATCTTAAAAGAGGCGGCGAGCCTTGCCGCAAACGGCTTTAGCGAGATCGTGCTAACCGGCACCAATATCGGAAGCTATGGCAAATCCGCTGGCACGAGCCTCGGCGCGCTGCTTCAAAAGCTGGGCGCGATCCGCGGAATTCGCCGCATTCGCCTAGGCAGCATCGAGCCCTCGCAGATCGATGAGAGCTTTCGCGAAATTTTATCCGAGCCGTGGCTGGAGCGGCATCTGCACATCGCTCTTCAGCACACTTCGCAAA
Proteins encoded in this region:
- a CDS encoding YihY family inner membrane protein, with product MKKLIPALKQAQNRLKNFFRLYDTELMHHASSLSFHTILALLPVLMVSLSVFMQLPSFKGYYDKIMGFIFSNFLPANQASMAHYIEEFMANGLSLGVTGFCAVLVTSVLFFGDFEAIIARISHSPERSFFKSLSTYWTLMTLAPVGLGASFYISGELQELLNKTELTSWINLLKILPYLIVWGIFAITYATAINREIRAKAVLASSLVASILWWLSRLVFAQYVFYNKTYLSIYGSFSVALFFFLWIYISWIFYLYGVKFCVFLDAKFKRGGERQSA
- a CDS encoding TonB-dependent receptor plug domain-containing protein is translated as MKFKISLAACMCLLCGSLAAAQSGGNSAPEKSQNMGVIEVNSVGDNISESGIDEGFLSKNVQQGLLAGKRALDLPYQINTISKEIMNHQGVTGYEEAVKYFPSAQIQMRGGTTVGRPQTRGFEGSVVGNSFWDGFYTISTTAIPMAMFESFQVQNGVAGSLYGAQNPVGIFSYTRKRPVKDQYIIWGDYMSRSNLGLGLDLSNKFEKFGYRAVFYGSNGDRQPKGSNLQRRLASVTMEFYPTGDLTFETAASYYEHNTKGFAGQFALGVRDGKIVDGMELPKAVDSSKRGLGQSFGGMHLKTTTASAKFKFTPTDKWYLEGGFQFQRADRDTHGVVNYILPSTHPQYTKPGDYQTRHSGGATAAYRFDLPSGYLKANTQFNTGDIEHDFSVQTNGYHWTQDRYKNTSTNYVSPTIGNINDPKILDYTNAKRGSGLYHFAVIDMYNVSVLDDITINDKFDMMLSASKAWMRQESYNNRQQRLVKAYSDSGYSWAGSLIFHPIEDASIYYTYADSLQQGSTYVYNSGPHNGEVASTSPYRSKQHEIGAKIRVADMIDFSVAYFDIRRPIAYLNSSTGLYGINGEQRNRGFEFMSGGRITQNLSVLGGFTYIDPRMHNVSIAGANRKVANGIPKINANLMLDYVIPGTDKLAISTNFHYTGKMYLDDLNTQHTPSFFVTDLGIRYTSEHLLGDKTTLRFNVNNVFNKKYWAGMYPASADGAGGLNVTSVLGSANGVTLGESRSFMLSAEVKF
- a CDS encoding TrkA C-terminal domain-containing protein — encoded protein: MKQILIIASGKFARHFLSQVYKIKDVVHNYRVIAKNALSVPEALQKEQNFSIEIFDPTSIERLRVVLSLAEFDRCIMIMDDEFDAKVTLENLKTLAPDLELYAADFWGLLRENKNEAHVKIVNTLALNSSRFIGFLPDSPVFADNIGLGRGEIMEVKVPVGSSFAYKKISTLSNAKYQIPMIYRHNNYIVTTPGSRIYPNDTILVVGEPSALRAVFAEVKKQSGQFPSPFGLNIFALIDMKKMSNDEIARTVRALEFLDLHIRNHKIYLRILNPLLNDAFSELKALCERDKFEILIDYSGELNLKRDVSENKAGLVVCSSGVFEAKKAALKALEIPVLSLGEGELKDVRKSVVLSAGERLREESSIVFDISSQLGLDVYLYLFGENEKGEFAQSYVSLSKLFKQSLFVIPCERQNPILALGSERDLLQFVPFNDRILARKLTSIFNQDLDQMYFKLGKNHQIFVPSDYGYEK
- the aroB gene encoding 3-dehydroquinate synthase; the protein is MKIDLNLDKKYSVFIDELHSLKLSGKVAIVTNPKVGGLWLDFLLQRLDCEQKFIITIPDGEEYKNTASVEQILQQLFGSKLDRKSTLIALGGGVISDITGFCASIYERGIDFINIPTTLLAQVDASVGGKTGVNNRFGKNLIGSFYQPRAVYCESKFLSTLPAREFAAGVAEAVKMAVCFDVELFKFFEMHDLKSADEISHVIARCVEIKASVVERDERESGVRAVLNYGHTFAHAIEKITNYKKFLHGEAVAIGMVMANALARRLGKLNELEEEQIRKVLQKFALPIKFHVEDAAEFYELFFLDKKSENGKIKFILPDGIGKFYTSKEIAKYEVIAALKEFE
- a CDS encoding mechanosensitive ion channel family protein, producing MRALAAIFLIFNLAFCEANSTLSTAHTRLESNASSAASEKKDENSKLSASLKDQIRVIDDEIKNNIWISRFSNFIGYQNLQKQSSQLEAELKKSAGTDKIAEIQKRLRAVKEQLILLKEYEKSPFLDIIAMPETPEPARITNPFSIISGFSTIRNLQAQKMEQKNAIENIKALIDKLEAKRALYERLMQIDTDASAAAELKSLDYELSEFSSAYEIAQTTYDVYEKKINSQIAVQTADIKAQIKRAGNIAVWILVVIALSFLCKVVAKKYIKNDENFYIVNKAINVLNFTLIALILLFSYIENMTHFVTVLGFASAGLAIAMKDMFMSSLGWLTIVLGGSFRVGDRIRVHKNGETYVGDIIDISVLRMTIFEDVTMTTWRENKRAGRVIFIPNNYIFTDLISNYTHSGMKTVWDGISILLTFDSNHKKAMYLIKNIVRKYSRGYTDIAKKQMGKLRSQYSIKNPNVEPRIFSFFEPYGIEISVWYMTNSYATLGLRSNISAEILDALRSEPDIKIAYPAYTLFNGKNYAAAGGNFATQDLGSEQQGSQNLNAAAQGAGFATGSGFGSEI
- the mtaB gene encoding tRNA (N(6)-L-threonylcarbamoyladenosine(37)-C(2))-methylthiotransferase MtaB, whose protein sequence is MKIYFKTFGCRTNIYDTQLIKSNLKSGEITHDEQGADVVVINSCTVTNGADADVRNYVNKMNRLGKKILLTGCGAVSRGEELYKNGAVFGVFGMSQKEKIDEFLGSESKFYDIGDLSSVEKNLVSDYEDHTKAFIKIQEGCDFNCSYCIIPSVRGRSRSIAESAILKEAASLAANGFSEIVLTGTNIGSYGKSAGTSLGALLQKLGAIRGIRRIRLGSIEPSQIDESFREILSEPWLERHLHIALQHTSQKMLSIMRRRNSALRDLELFCELAERGFALGTDFIVAHPGESEEIWLEAVENFKKFPLTHLHAFIFSPRQGTASASLKGRIDGKTAKERLKMLQNITALNNYKFRLSHKVPLNVLIERKNGEFYEGYDQFYDKIWIKSDEDLSKKWMEIRDYEVKFDGNFA